Below is a genomic region from Immundisolibacter sp..
GTTCCAGAATCAGGCGCAGGTTATAGGGATTGCAGATGCCAAGGCCGGAGCCGATTGGGGCCGCCAGCGGCATCACCGCCACACAGCCCATGGCCTCGAAACGCTTGGCCAGGATGGGGTCGTCGGAGGTGTAGACCATCACGTCGAAACCGTCGGCGATCAGCGTCTGGCAAGCGGCCAGCGTCTCGGTCACGTCCGGGTACAGCGTCTTGTGGTCGGCCAGCACTTCCAGCTTCACCAGGTTATGGCCGTCCAGCAGTTCGCGCGCCAGGCGGCAGGTGCGCACCGCCTCGTCGGCGGTGTGGCAGCCGGCGGTGTTCGGCAGGATGGTGTAGCGGTCCGGGGGCAGTATGTCGAGCAGGTTCGGTTGGTTCGGGTCCTGGCCGATATTCACCCGTCGCACGGCGACGGTGACGATCTGTGCACCGCTCATCTCGATGGCGCGCGCGGTCTCGTCCAGGTCCTTGTATTTGCCGGTGCCAACCAGCAGGCGTGAGCTGAACGTGCGTGCGCCGATGCGCAGCGGGTCGTCGTCGGGTGCGGTCATGGCTGTGTGTCCTGGCGGCTGAGCCGCCGACTGTGCCGCGGCTCAGCCGCCACCGATGGCGTGGATGATTTCGATGCGGTCGCCGTCGCGCAGCACGTGTCCGGCATGGTTGCCGCGTGGCACGATGTCGCGGTTCACCTCCACCGCCAGGCGTTTGCCGGTGAGGCCCAGCTCGGCAACCAGTTGCGCCACGGTAAGGGTGTCGCCGGCCGCACGGACGGTTCCATTGACGACGATGTCCAACGCGGGCCTATCTAGTGGAGGCTGTGCGGTGCCGCCAGGTGAAACGGCGGGATCGGCGCGTCGAACTCGGCGCCATCGTCGCTCACCATCTGGTAGCTGCCATGCATGAACCCGGTCGGCGTGTCGAGCACTGTGCCGCTGGTATACGTGAACGACTCGCCGGGCTCCAGGTGCGGATGCTGACCGATCACGCCCAGGCCGCGCACCTCCTGTGTGTTGTCCTCGGCGTCGGTGATGATCCAGTGGCGCGCGACCAGCCGCGCCGGTGTTGCGCCGTGGTTGGTGATGGTCACCGTGTAGGCGAACACATAGCGGCCATGCAGCGGGTCCGACTGCTCGGCCAGGTACTGCGTGCGGACATCGACGGCGACGTCGTGCGGGGGGTCGTGGGGAATGTTCATGGCGGTTATTCTAGCGCCCCATCCTGCCGTACCCGTTTGTCGTTCTCATGCAGCAATATCTGAATCTGATGCGCACGGTGCTGGACCATGGCGTGCGCAAGTCCGACCGAACCGGGACCGGCACGCTGAGCGTGTTCGGCCACCAGTCGCGCTACGACCTGGCCGATGGGTTTCCACTGCTGACCACCAAGAAGCTGCACGTCAAATCCATCATCCACGAACTGCTGTGGTTTCTGCGCGGCGACACCAACGTCGGCTACCTGCGCGAGCGTGGCGTCAGTATCTGGGACGAGTGGGCGGACCAGAACGGCGACCTTGGCCCGGTTTACGGCTACCAGTGGCGCTCCTGGCCGGACTATGCCGGTGGCCACATTGACCAGATCGGTGCCGTTATCGAGCGCATTCGTCGCGACCCCGATTCGCGCCGGCTGCTGGTCAGCGCCTGGAACCCGGCGCAGGTGGACGCCATGCGCCTGCCGCCGTGCCATGTTCTGTTCCAGTTTTATGTGGCCGATGGCCGGCTGTCCTGCCAGCTGTACCAGCGCAGCGCCGACATCTTTCTGGGCGTGCCGTTCAACATTGCGTCGTACGCGTTGCTGACGCAGATGGTGGCACACGTCACCGGGCTCGCGCCGGGCGAGTTCATACATACTCTGGGTGACGCGCACCTGTACCTGAACCATCTGGACCAGGCGCGCGAGCAACTGGCCCGCACGCCACGCCCGCTGCCGCAGATGCAGATACGCCGACCGGTGGAATCCATCTTCGAGCTTGCCTACGACGACTTCGAACTGCTGGGTTACGACCCGCTTCCACGTATCGCCGCCCCGGTTGCCGTGTGACGGCACCGGTTGAAGTGATTTTGGTGGTGGCGGTGGCCGAAGGTGGTGTCATCGGCCGTGACGGCGCGCTGCCCTGGCATCTGCCAGCCGACCTGAAGCATTTTCGCGAGTTGACGCTCGGCAGGCCGGTCATCATGGGGCGGGCGACCTATCAGTCCATCGGCAAACCGCTGCCCCAGCGGCGCAACATCGTGCTCAGTCGCCAGGCCGATTTCGCGCCGCCCGGCGTAGAGGTAGTCGCATCGCTGGCCGACGCTTATCACCTCGTCGCAGGCGAGCCTCAGGCCATGATTATCGGTGGCGCCACCGTGTACGCGCAGGCGCTTGTCGCGGCCAGTGCGGTCGAACTCACCGAGGTGCACGCCAGGTTGCCCGGCGATACGCACTTTCCGCCGCTTCAGTCGCCGTGGCAGGTAACGGCGCGTGAAGATCACCCCGCCGACGAGCGCAACGTGTACGCCTACAGCTTTGTGACTTATCGCAAGCGCTGACTTGCGGCCGGGCAAGGCCGCGGGCTGGTGCTAGGCGCCGCCACACGGGGGCATTGCCATGCCCCTCGGGGCCAGGGTTTGAAACCAGAACGTCCACGCTTCTGACAGAGGACAGCGTCGGGTGGCGCGTGAAGAAAAAACATACAGGGGGAGCCATGACGATCGGAAGAATCCACAAGATTGGACAGCTGCTGGTTTGCTTGGTGGCAGCGGGCATTTATGGCGGCGCGTTGGCGGCGGCGCGGCCGAATGTTTTGATCATCGTTGCCGATGACATGGGCTATTCCGATTGGGGCGGGTTCGGTGGGGAGATTCGAACGCCGAACCTGGATGCCCTGGCCGACCAGGGTCGCCGCTTTACCCAGTTCTATACGGCGGCCACCTGTTCGCCGACCCGGGCCATGTTGCTGACCGGCATCGATCATCACCTCGTTGGCCTGAGCACCATGGAGGAGCTGCTACAGCCGAATCAACGCGGTGTGCCCGGCTACGAGGGTTACCTGAACAGGCGCGCAGTCACACTGCCCGAGCTGCTGCACGATGGCGGTTACACCACTCTGGTGTCCGGTAAATGGCATCTGGGGATGGGCCTGGAACAGGACCCCTCTCGGTTTGGATTCGATCGCTCATTCGTCATGTTGCGTGGCGCCGCCAGCCACTTCGGTGACCAGGCGCCCTATGCCATTGATTACGCGCCGATCTACCGCGAGAACGGACATCCAGTGCAGATTCCGGCCAGTTTCTATTCCTCGGACGCCTACGCCAGCAAGTTGATTGAGTGGATCGAGGCAAAGCAGGACGATACGCCGCTGTTCGCCTACCTGGCGTTTACCGCGCCCCACGATCCGCTGCATGTCCCGGACGAATGGCTGGACAAGTACGCTGGTCGCTATGACGGGGGCTACGACAAGTTGCGCGAACAGCGCCTGGCTCGGGCCAGGGAACTGGGCGTGGTAGCCCAGTCCGTGCGGGCGTCGCCGCGGCCACCGCATGTGCCAGCCTGGGACGATTTGAGCCAAGACGAGCAGCGCGCCTCGGCGCGGTCGATGGAGATCTACGCGGCCATGGTCGAGAACCTGGATGCCAACGTGGGTCGGGTGCTGGCGGCGTTCAAACGCAAAGGCATTTATGACAACACCCTGATCATTTTCTTTTCCGACAACGGCGCCAACGGCATCACGCTACAGCAGAACCCGCTCTCGGCGCCCGGCTGGGTGGCGCGTAATTCGGACAATCGGCTGCAGAACCTGGGCAAGAAAGGCTCACGGCCCTCGACCGGCCCCGGCTGGGCGGTGGCCTCGTCCAGTCCGTTTCGCCTGTTCAAAGTGTTCATCAGCGAGGGGGGCATCCGCTCACCGCTGATTGTCGCCGGACCGGGTGTTGGCAAGGCATCGCCGCCCGACGACGCGGTGCTGACGGTGCGCGACCTGATGCCCACTGTTCTGGAAAGTGCCGGACTGGTCGCGCCTGACACCTACCAGAAACGCGCCGTGTTAGAGGTTGAAGGGCGCTCCATGTGGCCGCTGCTCAAAGGCGAGGCCCCGCTGGTCCATCCCGCAGATGAAAGCATCGGCTTTGAACTGTTTGGCATGCGGGCGTTGCGCCGCGGCGACTGGAAAATTACCTGGATCAGCGAGCCATTTGCACCACCGCGCTGGCAGCTGTTCAACATCGCGGATGACCCCGCCGAGACACGCGACCTGGCCGTCGAGCAGCCCGAGCGGCTCGATGCCCTGCGGCGCGAGTGGGATCGGTACGCGGCGCAAGTCGGGGTGGTGTTACCGGACAACTCTTTCTTCAAGGGCAGGAAATGAGGGCCGGTTCGGTTTCGTGATGGGGGTTCCGATCTGTTCCGGGCGCTTGGCGGCGTCTGGCTCTTCAAAAGCCGAGCAGGCGTATCCCGGCGGAGGCCAGCAAAACGGCAAACACACGTTTTAGCAAGATCACTGGCAGGCTGTGCGCCAATCGGGCGCCCACCGGGGCGGTAGCCACCGAGGCTACGGCGATGCCGATAAACGCCGGCCAGTAGACATAGCCCCAGGCGCCGGGGGGTAACCCCGGATGATCGCGTCCGGCCCACAGGAACGTCGCCGCGCCGGCCACGCCCAATACCAAACCGCAGGCCGACGAGGTCGCTACCGCCCGACGCATGTCCACCTGGCAGTAGGTCAGGAACGGTACCGTCAGGCTGCCGCCACCAATGCCCAGCAGTGTTGAGGCAGTTCCAATGACCGTGCTGGTCACCATGAGCCCGGCGGCCCTGGGTAATGGTCGTCGTCCCGGTGCAGTCGCGTTGAAGAAAATCTGGATCGACACCGCCAGCACAAACGCCCCAAACACGCGCTTCAGCAGGTCGCTTGGTAGTGTGTCGGCCAACAAGCCGCCCAGCACAGCGCCAGTGAGTAAGCCCGGCAGCATGAGGCGCAGCAGTGGCCCGTCGACCGCGCCGCGCCGGTAGTGCGCATAGCTCGACGACATCGAGGTTGGAACGATCACCGCGAGCGAGGTGCCGATTGCCAGATGCATCAGTACATCGGCGGGAATTCCAAGCAGCGGGAAAGCCAGCGCCAGTGCCGGCACGATGACCACGCCGCCGCCCAGGCCGAGCATGCCAGCGATCAAGCCGGCCAGCGCGCCGACCGCCAGATATGCCAGCAGAATCACGCCGTCAGAGCGTGTGGGGCAACGGTCTGACGGCAGCTATTCAGTAGCTTGCGGGTTCTACCCGTTTGGTAAGGGCGGCCAGCATCTCGTCAGCGCGTTCGCTG
It encodes:
- the thiS gene encoding sulfur carrier protein ThiS — encoded protein: MDIVVNGTVRAAGDTLTVAQLVAELGLTGKRLAVEVNRDIVPRGNHAGHVLRDGDRIEIIHAIGGG
- a CDS encoding sulfite exporter TauE/SafE family protein, which translates into the protein MILLAYLAVGALAGLIAGMLGLGGGVVIVPALALAFPLLGIPADVLMHLAIGTSLAVIVPTSMSSSYAHYRRGAVDGPLLRLMLPGLLTGAVLGGLLADTLPSDLLKRVFGAFVLAVSIQIFFNATAPGRRPLPRAAGLMVTSTVIGTASTLLGIGGGSLTVPFLTYCQVDMRRAVATSSACGLVLGVAGAATFLWAGRDHPGLPPGAWGYVYWPAFIGIAVASVATAPVGARLAHSLPVILLKRVFAVLLASAGIRLLGF
- a CDS encoding arylsulfatase; this encodes MTIGRIHKIGQLLVCLVAAGIYGGALAAARPNVLIIVADDMGYSDWGGFGGEIRTPNLDALADQGRRFTQFYTAATCSPTRAMLLTGIDHHLVGLSTMEELLQPNQRGVPGYEGYLNRRAVTLPELLHDGGYTTLVSGKWHLGMGLEQDPSRFGFDRSFVMLRGAASHFGDQAPYAIDYAPIYRENGHPVQIPASFYSSDAYASKLIEWIEAKQDDTPLFAYLAFTAPHDPLHVPDEWLDKYAGRYDGGYDKLREQRLARARELGVVAQSVRASPRPPHVPAWDDLSQDEQRASARSMEIYAAMVENLDANVGRVLAAFKRKGIYDNTLIIFFSDNGANGITLQQNPLSAPGWVARNSDNRLQNLGKKGSRPSTGPGWAVASSSPFRLFKVFISEGGIRSPLIVAGPGVGKASPPDDAVLTVRDLMPTVLESAGLVAPDTYQKRAVLEVEGRSMWPLLKGEAPLVHPADESIGFELFGMRALRRGDWKITWISEPFAPPRWQLFNIADDPAETRDLAVEQPERLDALRREWDRYAAQVGVVLPDNSFFKGRK
- the apaG gene encoding Co2+/Mg2+ efflux protein ApaG, whose translation is MNIPHDPPHDVAVDVRTQYLAEQSDPLHGRYVFAYTVTITNHGATPARLVARHWIITDAEDNTQEVRGLGVIGQHPHLEPGESFTYTSGTVLDTPTGFMHGSYQMVSDDGAEFDAPIPPFHLAAPHSLH
- a CDS encoding dihydrofolate reductase encodes the protein MTAPVEVILVVAVAEGGVIGRDGALPWHLPADLKHFRELTLGRPVIMGRATYQSIGKPLPQRRNIVLSRQADFAPPGVEVVASLADAYHLVAGEPQAMIIGGATVYAQALVAASAVELTEVHARLPGDTHFPPLQSPWQVTAREDHPADERNVYAYSFVTYRKR
- a CDS encoding thiazole synthase yields the protein MTAPDDDPLRIGARTFSSRLLVGTGKYKDLDETARAIEMSGAQIVTVAVRRVNIGQDPNQPNLLDILPPDRYTILPNTAGCHTADEAVRTCRLARELLDGHNLVKLEVLADHKTLYPDVTETLAACQTLIADGFDVMVYTSDDPILAKRFEAMGCVAVMPLAAPIGSGLGICNPYNLRLILEQASVPILVDAGVGTASDAALAMELGCQGVLMNTAIAGAKNPVLMASAMRKAIEAGREAFRAGRIPRKPYASASSPLDGLFFA
- a CDS encoding thymidylate synthase, coding for MQQYLNLMRTVLDHGVRKSDRTGTGTLSVFGHQSRYDLADGFPLLTTKKLHVKSIIHELLWFLRGDTNVGYLRERGVSIWDEWADQNGDLGPVYGYQWRSWPDYAGGHIDQIGAVIERIRRDPDSRRLLVSAWNPAQVDAMRLPPCHVLFQFYVADGRLSCQLYQRSADIFLGVPFNIASYALLTQMVAHVTGLAPGEFIHTLGDAHLYLNHLDQAREQLARTPRPLPQMQIRRPVESIFELAYDDFELLGYDPLPRIAAPVAV